From a single Nitrogeniibacter mangrovi genomic region:
- a CDS encoding DUF1924 domain-containing protein: MGLGLAAQADEAASLRDAYAARAGVSAATLIPEGEQLFRAGGTGERHCTACHTDDPTQDGKTRVGKRIAPMAPAANPARFTDPAKVEKWFGRNCKDVLARACSDREKAAVIAWLMSLETRK, from the coding sequence ATGGGCCTGGGCCTGGCGGCCCAGGCCGACGAGGCGGCGAGCTTGCGCGATGCGTATGCCGCCCGCGCCGGGGTGTCGGCGGCGACGCTGATCCCAGAGGGCGAACAGCTCTTCCGTGCCGGCGGCACCGGCGAGCGTCACTGCACCGCGTGCCATACCGACGACCCCACGCAGGATGGCAAGACCCGCGTGGGCAAGCGGATCGCGCCCATGGCGCCGGCAGCCAACCCGGCGCGATTCACCGATCCGGCCAAGGTGGAGAAGTGGTTCGGACGCAACTGCAAGGACGTGCTTGCGCGCGCTTGCAGCGACCGGGAAAAGGCAGCCGTGATCGCATGGCTGATGAGTTTGGAGACGCGAAAATGA
- a CDS encoding diheme cytochrome c, translating into MNMTTKGALVVGAVAVLSFGLFDWPQARADEESWFGRGASTRDAVWATECGACHVPYPPQLLPTASWERVMDGLSSHFGENAELPADTTAHIRRYLAAHAADARGMRWRYDGGDDKDRTRTRTSATASRFEMPMRITETRWFIRAHHEVGSEVWSRPAVGSAANCGACHQGAAEGIFDEHRVRIPR; encoded by the coding sequence ATGAACATGACGACAAAAGGTGCGCTCGTGGTGGGCGCGGTGGCGGTGCTTTCGTTCGGACTCTTCGACTGGCCGCAGGCGCGGGCGGACGAGGAGTCGTGGTTCGGGCGCGGGGCGAGCACACGGGATGCCGTGTGGGCGACCGAGTGCGGCGCCTGTCATGTGCCGTATCCACCCCAGTTGCTGCCAACGGCCTCCTGGGAGCGCGTCATGGATGGACTGTCCAGTCACTTCGGCGAAAACGCGGAGCTGCCGGCGGATACCACGGCGCACATCCGGCGCTATCTGGCGGCGCATGCCGCGGATGCGCGGGGCATGCGCTGGCGCTATGATGGCGGCGATGACAAAGACCGCACCCGCACCCGCACCAGCGCAACGGCCAGCCGCTTCGAGATGCCCATGCGCATCACCGAGACGCGCTGGTTCATCCGTGCCCACCATGAAGTCGGCTCCGAGGTGTGGTCCCGGCCGGCGGTGGGCTCCGCCGCCAACTGCGGTGCCTGTCACCAGGGGGCCGCTGAAGGCATCTTCGACGAGCATCGGGTGCGGATCCCGCGCTGA
- a CDS encoding zinc ribbon domain-containing protein YjdM has product MSTLPNCPSCGSEYTYEDGAMYVCPECAHEWSKDAAPAADDTLVVKDANGNLLADGDDVVVVKDLKVKGASQPLKVGTKVKGIRLVEGDHNIDCKIPGFGGMKLKSEFVKKA; this is encoded by the coding sequence GTGAGCACGCTGCCCAACTGCCCCAGCTGTGGTTCCGAATACACCTATGAAGACGGTGCCATGTACGTGTGTCCCGAGTGCGCACACGAATGGTCGAAGGACGCCGCGCCGGCCGCGGACGACACCCTGGTGGTGAAGGATGCCAACGGCAATCTGCTCGCCGATGGTGACGACGTGGTGGTGGTCAAGGATCTCAAGGTGAAAGGGGCTTCGCAGCCCCTCAAGGTGGGCACCAAGGTCAAGGGCATCCGCCTGGTCGAGGGGGATCACAACATCGACTGCAAGATCCCTGGCTTCGGCGGCATGAAGCTCAAGTCGGAGTTCGTGAAGAAGGCCTGA
- a CDS encoding GNAT family N-acetyltransferase, with the protein MTSRRPGLMATVDLRRAHDDDLPVLWALFQAAVHRLTSAHYTAAQQVAWAPAGAPPAAWLARVRANAPWVARRSETIVGFADLQADGRVDMFFVAPEAAGTGVGRALMQRLIAQANDRGLVAMHADVSLTAEPFFRHFGFRVIARHTVIRRGVSLRNARMALSLGTS; encoded by the coding sequence ATGACATCGCGCCGCCCCGGGCTGATGGCGACGGTGGACCTGCGCCGTGCTCACGACGATGACCTGCCGGTGCTGTGGGCGCTGTTCCAGGCCGCCGTGCACCGTCTGACCTCGGCGCATTACACGGCGGCGCAGCAGGTGGCCTGGGCGCCCGCGGGCGCGCCGCCGGCGGCCTGGCTGGCGCGGGTGCGGGCGAACGCGCCGTGGGTGGCCCGGCGGTCCGAGACCATCGTCGGTTTCGCCGACCTGCAGGCGGACGGCCGGGTGGACATGTTCTTCGTGGCGCCCGAGGCGGCCGGCACCGGTGTGGGGCGGGCCTTGATGCAGCGGCTGATCGCGCAGGCGAACGACCGCGGACTGGTCGCCATGCACGCCGATGTGAGCCTGACCGCCGAGCCGTTCTTCCGGCACTTCGGTTTCCGCGTCATCGCCCGGCACACCGTGATCCGGCGCGGAGTGTCCCTGCGCAACGCGCGCATGGCGCTGTCGCTCGGCACGTCATGA
- a CDS encoding heavy metal response regulator transcription factor, producing MKVLIVEDEPKTGDYLRQGLSEAGFVTELARTGTDGLHLALTGDHDLMVFDVMLPGLDGWHLLEAVRHAGKDTPVLFLTARDQVEDRVRGLELGADDYLVKPFAFAELLARVRTLLRRGRSGTEPTTLAAADLELDLLRRRVTRSGKRVDLTAKEFSLLELLLRRQGEVLPRSLIASQVWDMNFDSDTNVIEVAVRRLRSKVDEPFQPRLIHTVRGMGYVLEVPEGE from the coding sequence ATGAAGGTGCTGATTGTCGAAGACGAACCGAAGACGGGGGATTACCTGCGCCAGGGCCTGAGCGAGGCCGGATTCGTCACCGAACTGGCGCGTACCGGCACCGACGGCCTGCACCTGGCGCTGACCGGCGATCACGATCTCATGGTGTTCGACGTGATGCTGCCGGGGCTCGACGGCTGGCACCTGCTCGAAGCCGTGCGCCACGCTGGCAAGGACACCCCGGTGCTGTTCCTGACCGCCCGCGACCAGGTGGAGGACCGGGTGCGGGGACTGGAACTGGGCGCGGACGACTACCTGGTCAAGCCCTTCGCCTTCGCCGAACTGCTCGCCCGGGTGCGCACCTTGCTGCGCCGTGGCCGCAGCGGCACCGAGCCGACCACCCTGGCGGCCGCCGACCTGGAACTGGATCTGCTGCGCCGCCGGGTCACCCGGTCGGGCAAGCGCGTCGATCTGACCGCCAAGGAGTTTTCACTGCTCGAACTGCTCTTGCGCCGGCAGGGCGAGGTGCTGCCCCGTTCCTTGATCGCCTCGCAGGTGTGGGACATGAACTTCGACAGCGATACCAACGTGATCGAAGTGGCGGTGCGCCGGCTGCGCAGCAAGGTGGACGAGCCGTTCCAGCCGCGCCTGATTCATACCGTGCGGGGCATGGGCTACGTGCTGGAAGTGCCGGAAGGGGAGTGA
- a CDS encoding ATP-binding protein — protein MRRIYSLRQRLVLILVVVVGILWAGAAWLAFRTAHHEADEMFDAQLVQVAETLLALVSVGESEEVAHDMEAHAMRYELPLRYQVWIRENGGERLVLRSPSAPTDPMITHAGFVERRVDHAMWRFLGVTDHDGDLFVVVGQDHAARDNVATEMALHLLMPMGIGLPLMALAVWWVVGRAMRPLDRTAQAVAAMSPETLAPVAGLQHTPREILPLIEAIDRLTGRVEAALENERRFTSDAAHELRTPLAALKVQAQVAARTADPQARERALGQVLAAVDRMGHLVEQLLTLARLEPGAAEQGFGAVDLAAVAETVCARMVPQADARQQTLDLDAVPAWVSGNAVWLEVLARNLVDNALRYTPHGGRVTVHVGREGQQICLRVADSGPGLSADESERLRGRFSRGEVQDVEGVGLGLSIIERVAQLHGGTLAFGPGLARDDGHGLAVTVCLPEGGQPAS, from the coding sequence ATGCGCCGGATCTACTCGCTGCGTCAGCGCCTCGTCCTCATCCTGGTCGTGGTGGTCGGCATCCTCTGGGCCGGGGCGGCCTGGCTGGCGTTTCGCACGGCACACCACGAGGCCGACGAGATGTTCGATGCGCAACTGGTGCAGGTGGCCGAAACGCTGCTTGCGCTGGTGTCGGTCGGCGAGTCGGAAGAGGTGGCGCACGACATGGAAGCGCATGCCATGCGCTACGAACTGCCGTTGCGGTACCAGGTGTGGATTCGGGAGAACGGTGGCGAGCGCCTGGTGCTGCGTTCGCCCAGTGCGCCCACCGACCCCATGATCACCCATGCCGGCTTCGTGGAACGGCGCGTGGATCACGCGATGTGGCGATTCCTGGGGGTGACGGACCACGACGGCGATCTGTTCGTGGTGGTGGGGCAGGATCATGCGGCGCGCGACAACGTGGCCACCGAGATGGCGCTGCACCTGCTCATGCCCATGGGCATCGGCCTGCCGCTGATGGCGCTGGCCGTGTGGTGGGTGGTCGGCCGGGCGATGCGGCCGCTGGACCGGACTGCACAGGCCGTGGCGGCCATGTCGCCGGAGACCCTGGCGCCGGTGGCGGGGCTCCAGCATACGCCACGCGAGATCCTGCCCCTGATCGAGGCCATCGACCGGCTGACCGGCCGCGTCGAGGCGGCGCTCGAGAATGAGCGCCGCTTCACCTCCGATGCGGCGCACGAGTTGCGCACCCCGCTGGCGGCGCTCAAGGTGCAGGCGCAGGTGGCGGCCCGCACGGCCGACCCCCAGGCGCGCGAGCGTGCACTCGGGCAGGTGCTTGCGGCCGTCGATCGCATGGGCCACCTGGTCGAGCAGTTGCTGACCCTGGCGCGGCTGGAGCCGGGGGCCGCCGAGCAGGGCTTCGGCGCGGTCGATCTGGCGGCAGTCGCCGAAACGGTGTGCGCGCGGATGGTGCCGCAAGCCGATGCACGCCAGCAGACGCTCGACCTGGACGCCGTGCCGGCCTGGGTGTCGGGCAATGCGGTCTGGCTCGAGGTGTTGGCGCGCAACCTGGTGGACAACGCGTTGCGCTATACGCCGCACGGGGGCCGGGTGACGGTCCATGTGGGACGCGAGGGGCAGCAGATCTGCCTGCGGGTGGCCGACAGCGGTCCGGGGCTGTCCGCGGACGAGTCGGAACGGCTGCGCGGGCGCTTCTCGCGTGGGGAGGTGCAGGACGTCGAGGGCGTCGGTCTGGGCTTGTCGATCATCGAACGGGTGGCCCAGCTGCATGGGGGCACGCTGGCGTTCGGACCGGGGCTGGCGCGCGACGATGGCCATGGCCTCGCGGTGACGGTGTGCCTGCCCGAAGGCGGGCAACCGGCGTCGTAA
- a CDS encoding cytochrome b/b6 domain-containing protein, which translates to MKMTQATPVKVFDPLLRLTHWWIVLSIVSLIATSQLAELFEDGGGDTVFWQWHIVSGYALAAGLTVRVLWGLIGPVSARWKDLWHPSAWAGLASLRWPRARRGHDAMASLAFIGFYLIVALMVATGLGLAATEFQTGPLNALFGGMRQLEDLFKEPHEAGFTLILLFIGLHLGALAFHHWRGERVAQAMVTGRQYLDQDGEISHG; encoded by the coding sequence ATGAAGATGACACAAGCAACGCCGGTAAAGGTTTTCGACCCCTTGCTCCGGCTCACTCACTGGTGGATCGTCCTGTCCATCGTTTCCCTCATCGCGACCAGTCAGCTGGCCGAACTGTTCGAGGACGGCGGTGGCGACACCGTGTTCTGGCAGTGGCACATCGTCAGCGGCTACGCGCTGGCCGCCGGCCTGACGGTGCGGGTGCTGTGGGGCCTGATCGGCCCCGTCTCGGCACGCTGGAAGGATCTGTGGCATCCGTCCGCGTGGGCGGGGCTCGCGTCGCTGCGCTGGCCACGGGCCCGACGCGGTCACGACGCCATGGCCTCGCTCGCCTTCATCGGCTTCTACCTCATCGTCGCGCTGATGGTGGCGACCGGCCTCGGCCTGGCCGCGACCGAGTTCCAGACCGGCCCGCTCAACGCCCTGTTCGGCGGCATGCGTCAGCTCGAGGATCTGTTCAAGGAGCCTCACGAGGCCGGTTTCACCCTGATCCTGCTGTTCATCGGCTTGCATCTGGGGGCGCTGGCGTTCCATCACTGGCGTGGCGAGCGCGTGGCGCAGGCCATGGTCACCGGTCGCCAGTATCTCGATCAGGACGGGGAGATCTCCCATGGTTAA
- a CDS encoding response regulator produces MRLLIVEDDPLLGDGLCAGLREAGFVVDWVRDGPAAEAALAGGGFAAVVLDLGLPRLDGREVLARRRAAADVTPVLVLTARDQVRDKVEALNLGADDYLVKPFDLDELTARLRALLRRAGGQARDILQAGEVALDPAARSVTRGGVPVTLTGREFDVLELLMRQRGRVVTRRQIEDQLYSWGDEVESNVLEVHIHHLRKKLGSGFIRTVRGVGYTLGEGDT; encoded by the coding sequence ATGCGGCTGCTGATCGTCGAGGACGACCCTCTGCTCGGTGACGGGTTGTGCGCTGGTCTGCGCGAGGCGGGTTTCGTGGTCGACTGGGTGCGCGATGGCCCGGCGGCGGAGGCGGCCCTGGCCGGGGGCGGGTTTGCCGCCGTCGTGCTCGACCTCGGCCTGCCCCGGCTCGACGGCCGCGAGGTGCTGGCGCGCCGCCGTGCCGCGGCAGACGTGACCCCGGTGCTCGTGCTCACCGCGCGCGATCAGGTGCGTGACAAGGTCGAGGCGCTCAACCTGGGGGCCGACGATTATCTGGTCAAGCCCTTCGACCTGGATGAGCTGACGGCACGGTTGCGGGCGTTGCTGCGCCGCGCCGGTGGCCAGGCGCGGGACATCCTGCAGGCGGGCGAGGTGGCGCTGGATCCGGCCGCGCGCAGCGTGACCCGCGGCGGCGTGCCGGTGACCCTGACCGGGCGCGAGTTCGACGTGCTCGAACTGCTGATGCGCCAGCGCGGCCGGGTGGTGACCCGGCGCCAGATCGAGGACCAGCTGTACAGCTGGGGCGACGAGGTCGAGAGCAACGTGCTCGAGGTGCACATCCACCATCTGCGCAAGAAGCTCGGCAGCGGCTTCATCCGCACGGTGCGTGGTGTGGGCTACACCCTCGGTGAGGGCGACACCTGA
- a CDS encoding LysR substrate-binding domain-containing protein, whose amino-acid sequence MKITLRQMEVFAAIARHGQVTRAADEVALTQAAASMALADLERQLDVRLFDRVGRRLHLSQIGRALLPQVLGVLDRAREIESLGVGVDAAPSLALGASMTIGNYLLPPLLAELRRRHPAAEVRLGIHNSATIEADLLAFRIDLGFVEGGVISPRLRAVPWRQDKLCVFAAPDHPLAATGTLDPGAARTAEWVLREPGSGTRAVFERAFAGLSAVPRVVLEFAQPEAIRQAVRAGAGLGCLPEVTLADAFEGGWLVPLATPFFDLTRVLKVVRHQDKYLSAGLRTMLGLCGIEPAEGVPG is encoded by the coding sequence ATGAAGATCACGCTTCGGCAGATGGAAGTGTTCGCCGCCATCGCACGGCATGGGCAGGTGACCCGCGCGGCCGACGAGGTGGCGCTGACCCAGGCCGCCGCCAGCATGGCGCTGGCGGATCTCGAGCGTCAGCTCGACGTACGCCTGTTCGACCGGGTGGGCCGGCGGCTGCACCTGTCCCAGATCGGTCGGGCGCTGTTGCCGCAGGTGCTCGGCGTGCTCGACCGGGCGCGCGAGATCGAGTCCCTCGGGGTGGGGGTCGATGCTGCACCCAGTCTGGCCCTGGGCGCCAGCATGACCATCGGTAACTACCTGTTGCCGCCGCTGCTGGCGGAACTGCGCCGGCGCCATCCGGCCGCCGAGGTGCGCCTGGGCATCCACAACAGCGCCACCATCGAGGCCGATCTGCTCGCGTTCCGCATCGATCTGGGCTTCGTCGAAGGGGGCGTGATCTCCCCCCGGTTGCGAGCCGTGCCCTGGCGTCAGGACAAGCTGTGCGTGTTCGCGGCGCCGGACCATCCCCTGGCGGCCACGGGCACGCTCGACCCGGGCGCCGCGCGCACCGCCGAGTGGGTGTTGCGCGAGCCCGGCTCCGGCACCCGGGCCGTGTTCGAACGGGCCTTTGCCGGCTTGTCGGCGGTGCCCCGGGTCGTGCTCGAGTTCGCGCAGCCCGAAGCCATCCGCCAGGCGGTACGCGCCGGCGCCGGCCTCGGCTGCCTGCCCGAGGTGACCCTCGCCGACGCGTTCGAGGGAGGCTGGCTGGTGCCGCTGGCGACCCCCTTCTTCGATCTGACGCGGGTATTGAAGGTGGTGCGCCATCAGGACAAGTACCTCAGCGCCGGCTTGCGCACCATGCTCGGCCTGTGCGGGATCGAGCCGGCCGAAGGCGTGCCCGGATGA
- a CDS encoding c-type cytochrome, whose translation MNEPRTDPVIMLRFAALILALVAMTAHADMSIPTPSPGFKPRLIVGKTLYDKNCAKCHGADLTGTHQGPPMLNPIYRPGHHADPAFQMAVAHGAQAHHWPFGDMPPVPGLTPDDVGHITAYIRMRQRHAGIE comes from the coding sequence ATGAACGAACCCCGGACCGATCCCGTCATCATGCTTCGATTCGCTGCCCTGATCCTGGCCCTGGTGGCCATGACCGCCCACGCCGACATGTCGATCCCGACCCCGTCGCCCGGCTTCAAGCCCCGCCTCATCGTGGGCAAGACGCTCTACGACAAGAACTGCGCCAAATGCCATGGAGCCGACCTGACAGGCACGCATCAGGGCCCGCCGATGCTCAACCCGATCTACCGGCCCGGCCATCATGCCGATCCGGCCTTCCAGATGGCGGTGGCACACGGCGCGCAGGCCCATCACTGGCCCTTTGGCGACATGCCGCCGGTACCCGGCCTGACGCCGGACGACGTCGGTCACATCACCGCCTACATCCGCATGCGCCAGCGACACGCCGGCATCGAGTGA
- a CDS encoding YeiH family protein, with protein sequence MKLTLHAAPVATHARHLPGLALVVALALVATWLARAGHLARYGASALTLAIVLGALVGNLLRQHHLTSLAAGMSVAQRGFLRAGVALYGLNLSVQQVVRVGGAGLTVDLFMVASTLALGYLVGTRVLRMDRHLVWLTCAGSAICGAAAVVAAVPVLRSDSDKTAAAVATVVIFGTLSMLVDPLLYHALPATHPIFGVFVGATVHEVAQVVAIGKGLGGEVAGTAVIVKMIRVMLLVPFLLTLSWLEGRGTDGERRITVPWFALAFLALAGVNSLQVVPEPVLAGLRQLGIWLLTAAMAGLGLSTTLAAMRRAGLAPLRLAALLFIYLVLAGGAINWWLLG encoded by the coding sequence ATGAAGCTCACGCTCCACGCCGCCCCCGTTGCCACGCATGCCCGCCATCTGCCCGGCCTCGCCCTTGTCGTCGCGCTGGCGCTCGTCGCGACCTGGCTGGCCCGCGCCGGCCACCTGGCCCGTTACGGTGCCAGTGCGCTGACGCTCGCGATCGTGCTCGGAGCCCTGGTCGGCAACCTGCTGCGCCAGCATCACCTGACATCGCTGGCCGCCGGCATGAGCGTGGCGCAACGGGGGTTCCTGCGCGCCGGCGTCGCCCTCTACGGCCTCAACCTGAGCGTCCAGCAAGTGGTCCGGGTCGGCGGTGCCGGGCTGACGGTGGACCTGTTCATGGTGGCCTCCACGCTCGCGCTGGGCTATCTGGTAGGCACCCGGGTGCTGCGCATGGACCGGCATCTGGTGTGGCTCACCTGCGCCGGCAGCGCCATCTGTGGCGCGGCTGCGGTGGTGGCCGCCGTGCCGGTGCTGCGCAGCGACAGCGACAAGACCGCGGCGGCGGTGGCCACGGTGGTGATCTTCGGCACCCTGTCGATGCTGGTCGACCCCCTGCTCTACCACGCCCTGCCGGCCACCCACCCCATCTTCGGCGTATTCGTCGGCGCCACCGTGCACGAGGTCGCCCAGGTGGTGGCCATCGGCAAGGGGCTGGGGGGCGAGGTCGCCGGCACGGCGGTGATCGTGAAGATGATCCGGGTGATGCTGCTGGTGCCCTTCCTGCTGACGCTCTCCTGGCTGGAAGGCCGCGGCACCGACGGCGAGCGGCGCATCACCGTGCCCTGGTTCGCGCTCGCCTTCCTCGCCCTGGCCGGCGTCAACTCGCTGCAGGTGGTACCCGAGCCGGTGCTCGCCGGTCTGCGCCAGCTCGGGATCTGGCTGCTGACCGCCGCCATGGCCGGTCTGGGCCTGTCCACCACGCTCGCGGCCATGCGCCGGGCCGGACTCGCCCCGCTGCGGCTGGCCGCCCTGCTGTTCATCTACCTGGTGCTGGCGGGCGGTGCGATCAACTGGTGGCTGCTGGGCTGA
- a CDS encoding class I SAM-dependent methyltransferase, translating to MFRPSWFWDRMAVRYARMPIADPAAYETKLEKTRAYLRPDSRVLEFGCGTGSTALVLAPRVAQVHAIDTSAAMLAIAREKVQAAGIDNLSFEHTTLTDLDSPAGRWDVILGMNVLHLLPNRRDTLARAHALLKPGGVFISSTLCAADAPLGLRLLAPLVRALPLLPRISSLRLEGLTAELVAAGFEIEAQWRPARHKAAFVVARKPGRLDA from the coding sequence GTGTTTCGACCTTCCTGGTTCTGGGACCGCATGGCGGTGCGGTACGCGCGCATGCCGATTGCCGACCCGGCGGCCTACGAGACCAAGCTGGAGAAGACCCGGGCCTATCTGCGGCCCGACAGCCGCGTGCTGGAGTTCGGTTGCGGCACCGGCTCCACCGCGCTCGTCCTTGCGCCGCGGGTGGCGCAGGTGCATGCGATCGACACCTCGGCGGCGATGCTCGCGATTGCGCGCGAGAAGGTGCAGGCGGCGGGGATCGACAACCTGAGCTTCGAGCACACCACACTCACGGATCTGGACAGCCCGGCGGGCCGCTGGGACGTCATCCTGGGCATGAACGTCCTGCATCTGCTGCCGAACCGGCGCGACACCCTGGCACGGGCGCATGCGCTGTTGAAGCCGGGGGGCGTGTTCATCTCCAGCACCCTCTGCGCCGCCGATGCGCCACTCGGCCTGCGCCTGCTGGCACCGCTTGTTCGCGCGCTGCCGCTGCTGCCGCGCATCTCGAGCCTGCGCCTGGAGGGGCTGACAGCGGAGCTGGTCGCGGCCGGCTTCGAGATCGAAGCGCAGTGGCGGCCCGCGCGCCACAAGGCGGCCTTCGTGGTGGCGCGCAAGCCGGGTCGCCTTGACGCCTGA
- a CDS encoding CBS domain-containing protein, with translation MSTTVQQILDHKGSGTISVTPEATVMDALELMAKHDVGGVLVLKDGRLVGIFTERDYARKVAIKGLSSRDATIGELMTTNVSTITPDCSTDEVMNIMTQHRFRHLPVLKDDRLCGIVTIGDVVKAVIAEHEATIHQLSSYIAGDITA, from the coding sequence ATGAGTACGACAGTTCAGCAGATTCTTGATCACAAAGGTTCGGGCACGATTTCGGTCACGCCCGAAGCGACGGTGATGGATGCCCTCGAACTGATGGCCAAGCATGACGTGGGCGGTGTGCTGGTGCTCAAGGACGGGCGTTTGGTGGGGATCTTCACGGAGCGCGACTATGCACGCAAGGTGGCCATCAAGGGCCTGTCCTCTCGTGACGCCACCATCGGTGAGTTGATGACCACGAACGTCTCGACGATCACGCCCGATTGCTCCACCGACGAAGTCATGAACATCATGACGCAACACCGCTTCCGCCACCTGCCGGTGCTCAAGGACGACCGCCTGTGCGGCATCGTCACCATCGGCGACGTGGTCAAGGCCGTCATCGCCGAACACGAGGCGACCATCCATCAGCTGTCGAGCTACATCGCCGGCGACATCACCGCCTGA
- a CDS encoding Spy/CpxP family protein refolding chaperone, which yields MSMITAKRSIGACLVALALATGAGHALADDTRSPAQYGPGMMGGYGPGMMGGSGPGTTGGYGPGMMGGYGPGMMGGYGPGMMGGYGPGMMGGYGPGMMGGYGPGMMGGYGPGMMGGYGPGMMGGYGPGMMGGYGPGMMGGYYGPALSADQRKAINAIQDDVRKQHWSMMGAMMDEQAKLRDLYQSGKPDQAAIAEAYKHIGEIQRAMFQSMIEARQKIDAVLSGKQK from the coding sequence ATGTCGATGATCACGGCAAAACGCAGCATCGGCGCATGCCTCGTCGCCCTCGCACTCGCGACCGGCGCCGGACACGCATTGGCAGACGATACCCGTAGCCCGGCGCAGTACGGCCCCGGGATGATGGGTGGCTACGGTCCCGGGATGATGGGTGGTTCCGGCCCCGGGACGACGGGCGGCTATGGCCCCGGGATGATGGGCGGCTACGGCCCCGGCATGATGGGCGGCTACGGCCCCGGGATGATGGGTGGCTACGGCCCCGGGATGATGGGTGGCTACGGCCCCGGGATGATGGGTGGCTACGGCCCCGGAATGATGGGCGGCTACGGCCCGGGAATGATGGGCGGTTATGGCCCCGGGATGATGGGTGGCTACGGCCCCGGAATGATGGGCGGTTATGGCCCCGGGATGATGGGCGGCTATTACGGCCCGGCGTTGTCCGCCGACCAGCGCAAGGCCATCAACGCCATTCAGGACGATGTGCGCAAGCAGCACTGGTCGATGATGGGGGCCATGATGGACGAGCAGGCCAAGTTGCGTGACCTGTACCAGAGCGGCAAACCGGACCAGGCCGCGATCGCCGAGGCCTACAAGCACATCGGCGAGATCCAGCGCGCCATGTTCCAGTCGATGATCGAGGCGCGCCAGAAGATCGACGCGGTGCTGAGCGGGAAGCAGAAATAG